In one Bactrocera tryoni isolate S06 chromosome 5, CSIRO_BtryS06_freeze2, whole genome shotgun sequence genomic region, the following are encoded:
- the LOC120778101 gene encoding serine protease snake-like, translated as MPRLRNYSKPTIFGIISWLILVVHIFSPVDACHNSQECYTPQNYKGYYYTPEEFLTLTDRQKSNCEGNCVDKNVTLICCTFNTQPQKYRLLYQSCLDAHLPYGFITFGEVAKVNEFPFMAALGWRFTKEDGTESIAYRCGGTLISSRYLLTAAHCFYHSSDLPVVVRPGGFDLNSTRAIDYDIDQIIEHPNYIYPGLYNDIAIVRMAKAYINYTPIVARACVWYSPLAEQEVTAIGYGNTQFAGTSSPLLLKTSLSTISNEECNQHYEQDDEVLSSGVISTQLCAKDYEKLRDTCQGDSGGPLIVYEKIDGYSRMAYIVGITSFGIGCGTGFPGIYTRISDYFDWIEETIFK; from the exons ATGCCGCGCTTGCGCAATTATTCTAAACCTACAATTTTTGGCATCATTAGTTGGTTGATATTGG TTGTTCACATATTTTCGCCAGTCGATGCCTGCCATAACAGTCAAGAGTGTTACACACCGCAAAACTATAAGGGATATTATTATACACCTGAGGAATTTCTAACCCTTACTGATAGGCAGAAGTCCAATTGCGAGGGTAATTGTGTTGATAAAAACGTGACGCTGATTTGTTGCACTTTCAATACTCAACCACAAAAATATCGCTTACTATAtcaat CATGCTTAGACGCTCATTTACCCTATGGATTTATTACATTTGGCGAAGTGGCCAAAGTAAATGAGTTTCCATTTATG GCTGCTTTGGGCTGGCGTTTCACCAAAGAGGATGGTACAGAGAGCATAGCTTATAGGTGTGGTGGAACTTTGATCAGCAGCAGATATCTACTAACAGCGGCCCACTGCTTCTATCATTCCAG TGACCTTCCAGTTGTGGTGCGTCCAGGTGGTTTCGACCTAAATAGCACCAGAGCGATTGATTATGATATCGACCAGATTATTGAGCATCCCAACTACATATATCCTGGTCTATACAATGACATAGCAATCGTTCGTATGgcaaaagcatatat TAACTACACGCCGATTGTTGCTCGAGCGTGCGTGTGGTATAGCCCACTGGCCGAGCAGGAAGTCACTGCCATAGGCTACGGCAATACGCAGTTTG CCGGTACCTCTTCGCCACTTCTATTGAAAACTAGTTTATCAACCATATCCAATGAGGAGTGTAATCAACATTATGAACAGGATGATGAAGTGCTCAGCTCGGGTGTAATCTCTACACAATTATGCGCAAAAGATTATGAAAAGCTGCGTGATACTTGTCAG GGAGATTCTGGCGGTCCTTTGATCGTGTATGAAAAAATCGACGGTTACTCTCGTATGGCTTATATTGTGGGCATTACGTCGTTTGGCATTGGCTGCGGCACCGGTTTTCCGGGCATTTACACGCGTATTTCTGATTATTTTGATTGGATTGAGGAaacgatttttaaataa